From Thermoflavifilum aggregans, a single genomic window includes:
- a CDS encoding cytochrome C oxidase subunit IV family protein: MEMEQQTTLAATLEDESAHAFDSTVARIWRVFWILLIVTLVEIALATVHYVFGVPPVLLRNVIFLSLTLVKAFYIVAEFMHLRHEVKNLILSVMIPLLLFIWFITAFLTDGNSWRVDRERRVTQTEQVTPAP, encoded by the coding sequence ATGGAAATGGAACAACAGACAACGCTGGCAGCGACGCTGGAAGATGAAAGCGCGCATGCGTTTGATTCGACCGTAGCCCGTATCTGGCGTGTATTCTGGATCTTACTGATTGTAACACTCGTGGAAATTGCTTTGGCTACGGTTCATTACGTTTTTGGTGTGCCTCCCGTGTTGTTACGAAATGTAATTTTTCTGAGCCTCACACTGGTCAAAGCATTTTACATTGTAGCTGAATTCATGCATCTCCGTCATGAAGTAAAGAACCTCATTCTTTCCGTCATGATTCCACTCCTGCTTTTCATCTGGTTTATCACAGCTTTTTTAACCGATGGAAATTCATGGCGTGTGGACCGGGAGCGCCGCGTCACGCAGACTGAACAGGTGACTCCAGCTCCCTGA
- a CDS encoding cytochrome c oxidase subunit 3 produces the protein MSTIASTQKVNWKGGVSPYNVSYGKLMMWFFLMSDAFTFGAFLISYGTTRLSASYWPDPNEVFDKAPFINAKLPLVFVSLMTFILIMSSVTMVLAVHAGHLRRRKDVAKWLSLTILGGILFLSCQAYEWTHLIEGGTTISHNMFGPIVNGHHTPGPAAFGAFFFTITGFHGGHVFSGVVINTIVLINVLKGTYDRRGHYEMVEKVGLYWHFVDLVWVFVFTCFYLL, from the coding sequence ATGAGTACGATTGCAAGCACGCAGAAAGTGAACTGGAAAGGAGGAGTTTCTCCTTACAACGTCAGCTATGGCAAGCTGATGATGTGGTTTTTCCTGATGTCAGACGCTTTTACGTTTGGTGCATTTTTAATTTCCTATGGCACCACCCGCCTGAGTGCCAGCTATTGGCCCGATCCGAATGAGGTATTCGACAAGGCTCCTTTTATCAATGCCAAGTTACCACTGGTGTTTGTGAGTTTAATGACCTTTATTCTCATTATGAGTTCGGTAACCATGGTGCTTGCTGTACATGCAGGTCATCTGCGCAGGCGCAAAGATGTGGCCAAGTGGCTGTCCCTAACCATTCTGGGAGGTATTTTGTTTTTAAGCTGCCAGGCTTATGAATGGACGCATTTGATTGAAGGAGGTACTACCATATCGCATAATATGTTTGGCCCCATCGTCAATGGTCACCATACGCCCGGCCCCGCTGCATTTGGCGCATTCTTTTTCACCATTACTGGTTTTCATGGAGGACATGTATTTTCGGGAGTTGTAATCAATACTATTGTTTTAATTAATGTTTTGAAAGGTACCTATGATCGCCGGGGTCATTATGAAATGGTAGAAAAAGTTGGCTTATACTGGCATTTTGTGGACCTGGTCTGGGTGTTTGTGTTCACCTGTTTTTATCTTTTGTAA
- a CDS encoding cytochrome c oxidase subunit 3, producing MAYTVRVQRKKIHPHKFNMWVAIAAIVMMFGGLTSAYVVMHGQTRWVSFQLPHQFIFSTIVILLSSLTMALAVKSFRQHHMNRYKMLITITAALGVIFMISQFMGFRFLYAHGVNLTFNVSASLLFIITGLHMLHVLGGVIALLVMFFRAFRTRIRSYDPVPVEVAATYWHFVDILWIYLFGFFIWMR from the coding sequence ATGGCATATACGGTGCGTGTGCAGAGAAAAAAAATACATCCCCACAAATTCAACATGTGGGTGGCGATTGCTGCCATCGTGATGATGTTTGGAGGGTTGACAAGTGCTTACGTGGTGATGCATGGCCAAACCCGCTGGGTAAGCTTTCAGCTTCCCCATCAGTTTATTTTTTCTACCATTGTGATTCTGTTAAGTAGCCTCACCATGGCACTTGCTGTGAAAAGCTTCAGACAACATCACATGAACCGGTATAAAATGTTGATTACCATAACGGCTGCATTGGGAGTGATTTTTATGATCTCCCAGTTTATGGGATTTCGTTTCTTGTATGCCCATGGCGTGAATCTCACATTTAATGTATCGGCAAGTCTGTTATTTATCATTACAGGTTTGCACATGCTGCACGTGCTGGGTGGTGTCATTGCTTTGCTGGTCATGTTTTTCCGGGCTTTTCGCACCCGCATACGTTCTTATGATCCGGTGCCGGTAGAAGTAGCTGCCACTTACTGGCATTTTGTTGATATTTTATGGATATATTTGTTTGGCTTTTTTATTTGGATGCGATAA
- the cyoE gene encoding heme o synthase has product MYREQTASWSLSEAIFGKAKDYLQLTKFTLSFLVVFSCVVGYLMVPQVNIGSAKVLLLFIAGICITGAANAFNQLMERDTDALMRRTAGRPLPAGRMQPAEALTVALVLTLAGLILLSVYFNPLAAWVSLISLCLYAFVYTPWKRWNSLAVFVGAFPGALPPLIGWIAGSGTLSAGGWSLFLLQFFWQFPHFWAIAWIAHEDYQRAGFRLLPGTGTRNAYAAMQILSFTILLIMAGFLPYLLHVYGSFALSAGLLTGAYLLYRAWKLVEKCDSASARQLMFAAYIYFIAVQFAMLIDKI; this is encoded by the coding sequence ATGTACAGAGAGCAAACTGCCAGCTGGTCGTTGTCAGAGGCGATTTTTGGAAAAGCGAAGGATTATTTGCAACTCACCAAATTCACGCTGAGTTTTCTGGTAGTGTTTTCCTGTGTGGTAGGATATCTGATGGTGCCTCAGGTGAATATAGGGTCTGCAAAAGTGCTGCTGCTGTTTATTGCAGGTATATGCATTACAGGTGCAGCGAATGCATTCAATCAATTAATGGAACGGGATACGGATGCACTGATGCGGCGTACTGCCGGCAGGCCCTTACCCGCAGGACGGATGCAACCGGCCGAAGCGCTTACCGTAGCCCTGGTACTGACCCTGGCGGGTTTGATTCTGTTGAGTGTATATTTTAATCCCCTGGCAGCATGGGTAAGTTTGATCTCTCTCTGTCTGTACGCTTTTGTCTACACGCCCTGGAAACGATGGAACTCGCTGGCTGTGTTTGTAGGTGCCTTTCCAGGTGCATTGCCTCCTTTGATCGGTTGGATTGCGGGTAGCGGTACATTGAGTGCAGGGGGCTGGTCGTTATTTCTGTTGCAGTTTTTCTGGCAATTTCCACATTTCTGGGCTATTGCTTGGATTGCGCATGAGGATTACCAGCGAGCCGGATTCAGGCTTTTACCCGGAACTGGCACACGCAATGCTTATGCGGCCATGCAAATATTGAGTTTTACCATCCTGCTGATAATGGCCGGATTTTTACCTTATTTATTGCATGTGTATGGCAGCTTCGCGCTTTCGGCTGGGTTGCTTACTGGTGCTTATCTATTGTATCGGGCATGGAAGCTGGTAGAAAAATGTGACTCTGCTTCGGCCAGGCAATTGATGTTTGCAGCCTATATTTATTTTATTGCGGTGCAATTTGCCATGTTGATTGATAAAATATAA
- a CDS encoding cytochrome c oxidase subunit I: MSSEVYTGQAQRAAVAAVAVHDGDGHAHHHHQSFITKYIFSQDHKVISKQFLITGMIWAIIGGFFSVIFRLQLGFPDKSFPFLETIFGHWAAGGHISPELYYQLVTMHGTIMIFFVLTAGLSGTFANLLIPLQLGARDMASPFLNMLSYWFFFVASIIMLISLFLKTGPSEAGWTAYPPLSALHEASEGSKAGMDLWLISMAVFVVSQLLAGLNYISTILNMRTKGMSMTRMPLTIWALFFTAVLGVLSFPVLLSGFILLLFDRNLGTSFYLSDIYIAGHALPNQGGSPILYEHLFWFLGHPEVYIVMLPGMGITSELLATHSRKPIFGYLAMVGSLFAIASLSFLVWAHHMFVSGMNPFLGAFFVLFTLLIAVPSSVKVFNWLATLWKGNIQYTVPALFAIGFVSLFISGGLTGIWLGNSALDLHLHDTYFVIAHFHLVMGIAAFFGMFAGVYHWFPKMFGRFMNNTLGYIHFWVTFIGAYLMFWPMHYEGLAGMPRRYYEYSADALAVYHRFQGLNEFISVVAIIVFAVQLMFVFNFFYSIFKGRPVKDPNPWKANTLEWTTPIHVGHGNWPGEIPEVHRWAYDYSKNGIDFIPQTVPVSPAEEEVAEPVKTPQ; encoded by the coding sequence ATGAGCAGTGAAGTTTATACCGGACAGGCACAAAGGGCAGCGGTAGCTGCCGTAGCTGTCCATGACGGCGATGGTCATGCCCATCATCACCACCAGAGCTTTATTACCAAATATATTTTTAGCCAGGATCATAAGGTTATTTCGAAGCAATTTTTGATTACTGGGATGATTTGGGCCATCATCGGCGGGTTTTTCTCGGTGATTTTCCGGTTGCAGCTTGGTTTTCCGGATAAGTCGTTTCCTTTTCTGGAAACTATTTTCGGGCATTGGGCTGCAGGTGGTCACATCAGTCCGGAATTATACTACCAGCTTGTTACGATGCATGGCACCATCATGATTTTCTTCGTACTGACGGCGGGTTTGAGTGGGACATTTGCCAATCTTCTGATCCCTTTGCAATTAGGTGCGCGTGATATGGCCTCTCCATTTCTTAATATGCTTTCTTACTGGTTTTTCTTTGTGGCCAGCATTATTATGCTGATATCGTTGTTCCTGAAAACCGGCCCGTCTGAGGCAGGGTGGACGGCTTATCCTCCGTTGAGTGCATTGCATGAAGCTTCAGAAGGATCCAAAGCAGGTATGGATTTGTGGCTGATCAGCATGGCCGTATTTGTGGTTTCGCAGTTGTTGGCCGGATTGAATTATATCTCAACCATCCTGAACATGCGTACCAAGGGGATGAGCATGACCCGTATGCCACTCACCATCTGGGCACTGTTTTTCACGGCCGTGCTGGGGGTACTTTCATTCCCGGTATTGCTTTCGGGATTTATTTTGCTTTTGTTTGATCGTAACCTGGGTACCAGCTTTTATCTTTCAGATATTTATATTGCCGGGCATGCACTTCCCAATCAGGGTGGAAGTCCTATTTTATATGAACACCTGTTCTGGTTTCTAGGCCATCCGGAAGTGTATATTGTGATGTTACCAGGGATGGGTATTACGTCCGAATTGCTGGCTACGCACTCCCGTAAGCCTATTTTCGGTTATCTGGCCATGGTGGGTTCTTTGTTTGCCATTGCTTCCCTTTCATTTCTGGTATGGGCTCATCACATGTTTGTTTCAGGTATGAATCCCTTCCTTGGAGCATTCTTCGTATTGTTTACTTTATTGATCGCCGTACCTTCATCTGTGAAGGTATTTAACTGGTTGGCCACGCTCTGGAAGGGGAATATCCAGTATACGGTACCTGCATTGTTTGCTATTGGTTTTGTAAGTCTTTTCATTTCCGGAGGGCTTACAGGTATCTGGCTGGGAAATTCCGCACTGGATTTGCATTTGCATGATACCTATTTTGTGATTGCGCATTTCCATCTGGTTATGGGTATTGCCGCTTTCTTTGGCATGTTTGCCGGAGTTTACCACTGGTTTCCCAAGATGTTTGGCCGGTTTATGAACAATACGCTTGGCTATATTCATTTCTGGGTAACTTTCATCGGAGCCTATCTGATGTTCTGGCCCATGCATTATGAGGGTCTGGCAGGGATGCCGCGGCGGTATTATGAATATTCAGCCGATGCACTGGCAGTCTACCACCGCTTTCAAGGCTTGAATGAATTCATCAGTGTGGTAGCTATTATCGTGTTTGCTGTGCAGCTGATGTTTGTGTTCAATTTCTTTTACAGCATTTTCAAAGGCAGACCTGTGAAGGATCCCAACCCATGGAAAGCCAATACACTGGAGTGGACCACACCTATTCATGTGGGTCATGGCAACTGGCCGGGTGAAATTCCCGAAGTTCATCGCTGGGCTTATGACTACAGCAAGAATGGCATTGATTTCATTCCGCAAACGGTGCCTGTATCGCCTGCTGAAGAAGAAGTAGCAGAGCCGGTGAAAACACCCCAGTAA
- a CDS encoding cytochrome c oxidase subunit II, giving the protein MSGFFVVVLLLLLFIIVVQIAKASEYVAILKGEKKTQEQNNRLHATLMLVFLIAGLIGLYVCHELLKDKLLPAAASVQGVAIDHMMTITLVITGIVFFITQILLFVFAYKYRGREGHQASYYHENSRIEFFWTAIPALTMTILVAIGLKHWFTITSAAPPNAMVVEVTGKQFNWIFRYPGKDGVLGKRDYRLIDEGKFNPLGQVWSDPYNHDDVVSSELHLVVGRPVKLEIGSRDVIHDVGLPYFRLKMDAVPGVPTTLWFTPKYTTAEMAKMTGDPNFVYKLVCDQLCGAGHYSMVANIVVETQQEFDQWLASQKSQYELAKEGGAIPSDTTKMAMLPVKAQRSVVSEK; this is encoded by the coding sequence ATGTCAGGCTTTTTTGTTGTCGTCTTACTGTTGCTTTTGTTCATCATTGTGGTACAGATAGCCAAAGCAAGTGAATATGTGGCTATCCTGAAAGGGGAAAAGAAAACCCAGGAACAGAACAATCGCTTGCATGCCACGCTGATGCTGGTGTTTCTGATTGCAGGATTAATTGGCTTATATGTTTGCCATGAGTTGCTCAAGGATAAACTACTGCCTGCAGCAGCATCGGTACAGGGTGTGGCTATTGATCACATGATGACGATCACACTGGTCATCACGGGTATTGTATTTTTCATTACCCAGATACTGCTGTTTGTATTTGCCTACAAATACAGAGGTCGGGAAGGGCATCAGGCCAGTTATTATCATGAAAATTCCAGGATAGAATTTTTCTGGACGGCCATTCCGGCTTTGACGATGACTATCCTGGTAGCGATTGGGCTTAAGCATTGGTTTACCATCACTTCTGCAGCTCCTCCCAATGCTATGGTTGTGGAAGTAACCGGTAAACAATTTAACTGGATATTCCGTTATCCGGGCAAGGATGGGGTTTTAGGGAAACGTGACTACCGGCTGATTGATGAAGGAAAATTCAATCCGTTGGGACAGGTATGGAGTGATCCTTACAATCACGATGATGTGGTATCCAGTGAACTGCATCTGGTTGTAGGCCGGCCGGTGAAGCTGGAAATAGGCTCCCGTGATGTGATTCACGATGTGGGATTACCCTATTTCCGGTTGAAAATGGATGCGGTACCCGGTGTACCCACCACATTGTGGTTTACACCCAAATACACCACTGCTGAGATGGCGAAGATGACTGGAGATCCTAACTTTGTGTATAAATTAGTTTGTGATCAGCTTTGTGGAGCAGGTCATTATTCCATGGTGGCCAACATTGTGGTAGAAACCCAGCAGGAGTTTGATCAATGGCTAGCTTCGCAGAAATCACAGTACGAACTAGCCAAAGAAGGTGGGGCTATTCCATCAGACACCACAAAGATGGCTATGTTGCCTGTAAAGGCACAACGATCAGTGGTTTCGGAAAAGTAG
- a CDS encoding quinol:cytochrome C oxidoreductase: MEERFVIPRRFRNTSLIFISIGVLAFLAGLFGLHGDVGVKRFWSVLVFDSLFFLYISAAAIFVYCAASLAQGAWHIAYKRVIEAIMVNVPVFAAIAFIVMMSVFIGHKYFIYPWTDPQVLAHDSIIAGKTPFLNVKLFVIFTVIIMLGWSLLSLKLRQISLQEDRAERGAKRFLWKTVAFAAVFIAFYAVTISVSSWHWLMSIAARWKSTMYGWYVFAGSFISVMTVISLFVIAIKNSGQLSLVNKEHLHDLGKFIFAFSIFWTYIWFDQYFLFWYGNIPLESQYFRPQLWGHYRFWFLLDLVINFAVPFLLLMTRDAKRNYTTVTIIALIVFFGHWLDFYLMVMPTVLPTQGVVGWYEIGITLGFVGLMIGLVSRALSRAPLYPVNHPYLKEAIIHKSDWG, encoded by the coding sequence ATGGAGGAACGTTTTGTTATCCCACGGCGATTCAGAAATACCAGCCTGATTTTCATTTCAATTGGTGTGCTGGCTTTTCTGGCAGGATTGTTCGGTCTACACGGAGATGTAGGCGTGAAACGCTTCTGGTCGGTTCTGGTTTTTGATAGCCTGTTTTTTCTCTACATATCGGCTGCGGCCATCTTTGTATATTGTGCAGCTTCCCTGGCACAAGGTGCCTGGCATATCGCCTATAAACGCGTGATAGAAGCCATCATGGTCAATGTTCCGGTATTTGCCGCGATCGCTTTCATTGTAATGATGAGTGTATTTATCGGTCATAAATATTTCATCTATCCCTGGACCGATCCGCAGGTATTGGCACATGACTCAATTATCGCAGGTAAAACACCTTTCCTGAATGTGAAATTGTTTGTGATTTTCACTGTGATTATCATGTTGGGATGGTCGCTTCTGAGCCTGAAGCTGCGGCAAATTTCCCTGCAGGAAGACCGTGCTGAACGGGGCGCCAAAAGGTTTTTATGGAAGACCGTTGCCTTTGCTGCCGTGTTCATTGCATTTTATGCTGTTACCATTTCCGTTTCATCCTGGCACTGGCTGATGAGCATTGCAGCCAGGTGGAAATCAACCATGTATGGCTGGTATGTGTTTGCCGGATCATTTATCTCTGTAATGACGGTCATCAGCCTTTTTGTCATTGCCATCAAAAACAGTGGACAGCTGAGCCTGGTGAACAAGGAGCATTTGCATGATTTGGGCAAGTTTATTTTTGCCTTTTCTATATTCTGGACTTATATCTGGTTTGATCAGTATTTTCTGTTTTGGTACGGTAATATTCCGCTGGAATCCCAGTACTTTCGTCCGCAACTCTGGGGGCATTACCGGTTTTGGTTTTTGCTGGATTTGGTCATTAACTTTGCCGTACCTTTCCTGTTGTTAATGACTCGCGATGCCAAACGGAATTATACTACCGTAACTATTATTGCGCTGATTGTATTTTTCGGTCACTGGCTAGATTTCTACCTGATGGTGATGCCCACCGTGTTACCAACGCAGGGAGTGGTTGGATGGTATGAAATCGGCATCACGCTGGGTTTTGTAGGATTAATGATTGGACTGGTTTCCAGAGCGTTATCTCGCGCTCCTCTTTACCCGGTCAATCATCCTTATCTGAAAGAGGCAATCATTCACAAATCTGATTGGGGATGA
- a CDS encoding c-type cytochrome — MRKQYLLIGLSAGMLSLALFACHAGRNNPGRIYAPDMYYSRAYNSYSVNLVYPDSMSSRPPVPGTVPRGHTVNAHELLPFNLPQSDSAYAVSGQVKNPLPVITQATLEEGQRLFNIYCAICHGEQLDGQGPLYKSGKFPVQPANFHLPQYLKMPEGTMFYSVTYGKNLMGSYASQLSERQRWEVIAYIKSVQAKDLAKGADSTAVAKK; from the coding sequence ATGAGAAAACAATATTTATTGATTGGGTTGAGCGCTGGAATGCTTTCACTGGCTTTGTTTGCCTGTCATGCCGGACGAAACAATCCAGGCCGTATTTATGCCCCCGATATGTATTATTCGCGTGCTTACAATTCGTATTCAGTCAATCTGGTATATCCTGATTCCATGAGTAGCCGCCCGCCGGTGCCCGGTACCGTGCCCCGGGGACATACCGTAAATGCACATGAATTATTGCCATTCAATTTACCCCAAAGTGATTCAGCATATGCTGTTTCAGGCCAGGTGAAAAATCCACTTCCCGTTATCACACAGGCTACACTGGAAGAAGGGCAGCGATTGTTCAATATCTATTGTGCTATTTGTCATGGTGAACAACTGGACGGGCAGGGCCCACTGTATAAAAGCGGCAAATTTCCTGTTCAGCCAGCCAATTTTCATCTGCCCCAATATCTGAAAATGCCGGAAGGCACTATGTTTTATTCAGTGACCTATGGTAAAAACCTGATGGGCAGCTACGCAAGTCAGCTTAGTGAAAGACAGCGCTGGGAAGTGATTGCCTACATTAAGAGTGTGCAGGCCAAAGATCTGGCAAAAGGTGCTGATAGTACAGCGGTAGCAAAGAAATAA
- a CDS encoding DUF3341 domain-containing protein, with protein sequence MAIKQYVVASFRDEDQLLPAVKKVRMQGYKLYDVFTPFPVHGLDAAMGLRQTALHTAGFIYGALGTATALLGMSWIFVVSWPLDIGGKPHFPLPSFIPITFELTVLFSAVGTTLTFCWLNQIMPGVKKHIFHPRQSDDRFVMAIEVTPKTQVEEVKQFLLSNGAEEVQVQTAEEGWWYGLFSKRQKYDDINPQWSVQ encoded by the coding sequence ATGGCAATCAAACAATATGTAGTTGCAAGTTTCCGGGATGAAGATCAGCTGTTGCCGGCTGTGAAAAAAGTGCGGATGCAGGGTTATAAACTGTATGACGTGTTTACTCCTTTTCCGGTACATGGCTTGGATGCAGCTATGGGATTGCGTCAGACGGCTCTTCATACAGCAGGCTTTATTTATGGGGCATTGGGTACTGCAACGGCCCTTTTGGGAATGAGCTGGATTTTTGTGGTCAGCTGGCCGCTGGATATCGGAGGGAAGCCCCATTTTCCGCTACCTTCTTTTATACCCATTACTTTTGAGTTGACGGTATTGTTTTCAGCAGTAGGGACTACGTTGACTTTCTGCTGGTTGAACCAAATTATGCCAGGAGTGAAAAAACATATATTCCATCCCAGACAAAGTGATGACCGCTTTGTGATGGCTATTGAAGTAACACCGAAAACCCAGGTGGAGGAGGTAAAGCAATTTCTGCTCAGCAACGGTGCTGAAGAAGTGCAGGTGCAAACCGCGGAAGAAGGCTGGTGGTATGGCCTGTTTTCCAAACGTCAAAAATATGATGATATCAATCCGCAGTGGTCTGTTCAATGA
- the nrfD gene encoding NrfD/PsrC family molybdoenzyme membrane anchor subunit, with the protein MLHYESTVREPLVNGNKDYHQVTEDIISPIEKKPGKLWWIALGFAVTMLLFGVWSVFWETYWGIGVWGENRTVGWAWDITNFVWWVGIGHAGTLISAILLLFRQGWRTGVNRAAEAMTIFAVLCAGQFPVWHMGRVWLAFFILPYPNSRGPLWVNFNSPLLWDVFAVSTYLTVSILFWYSGLIPDVATIRDRARKKFAKFFYGLCSFGWRGTAKEWQRLEALGLLLAGLSTPLVLSVHSVVSMDFATSVIPGWHETIFPPYFVAGAIFSGFAMVQTLLILTRKILHLEEYVTLGHIEAMNKIIMLTGGIVAMAYITELFIAWYSNVVYEQGAFWWRIFGPYWWAYIILITCNVVSPQLFWFKKLRRNIPFTFVMSIVVNIGMWFERFVIIVLSLYHDYMPSAWVYYSPRWPELGFYIGTFGLFFTCYLLFAKYFPVIAVWEVRSVLKTSGESYKQKMAALEQKNTEEFLQEVQHEHALAAH; encoded by the coding sequence ATGCTTCATTACGAGTCAACCGTACGTGAGCCCCTGGTCAATGGGAACAAGGATTATCATCAGGTCACGGAAGACATCATCAGCCCTATCGAAAAGAAGCCGGGCAAGCTGTGGTGGATTGCGCTTGGTTTTGCCGTCACGATGTTGCTGTTCGGCGTATGGTCGGTATTTTGGGAAACTTACTGGGGAATTGGGGTGTGGGGTGAAAACCGCACCGTAGGTTGGGCATGGGACATCACCAACTTTGTCTGGTGGGTAGGTATCGGTCATGCCGGCACGCTGATCTCTGCTATCTTGCTGCTGTTTCGCCAGGGATGGCGCACGGGTGTTAACCGGGCAGCTGAGGCCATGACTATTTTTGCCGTGCTTTGTGCTGGACAATTTCCCGTATGGCACATGGGTCGTGTGTGGCTGGCCTTTTTCATCCTGCCTTATCCCAATTCACGCGGTCCGCTTTGGGTGAACTTTAATTCACCCCTGCTGTGGGATGTATTTGCAGTAAGCACTTACCTGACGGTTTCGATCTTGTTCTGGTATTCTGGTTTGATTCCAGATGTAGCCACCATTCGTGACCGTGCCAGGAAGAAATTTGCCAAATTCTTTTATGGATTATGCTCTTTTGGCTGGCGGGGTACCGCTAAAGAATGGCAGCGGCTCGAAGCCCTCGGCTTGTTGCTGGCAGGTCTTTCCACTCCGCTGGTGCTTTCGGTGCACAGCGTGGTGTCTATGGACTTTGCCACATCTGTAATTCCCGGTTGGCACGAAACCATCTTCCCGCCTTATTTCGTCGCTGGGGCAATCTTTTCTGGCTTTGCCATGGTACAAACCCTGCTCATTCTCACCCGAAAAATTCTGCATCTGGAAGAATATGTAACCCTTGGCCATATTGAAGCCATGAACAAGATCATCATGCTAACCGGTGGTATTGTAGCTATGGCTTATATCACCGAGTTATTCATTGCCTGGTATTCCAATGTGGTGTATGAACAGGGTGCATTCTGGTGGAGAATATTCGGTCCCTACTGGTGGGCTTACATTATTTTGATTACGTGCAATGTGGTATCACCGCAGCTGTTCTGGTTCAAAAAACTTCGTCGCAATATTCCTTTCACCTTTGTGATGTCCATTGTGGTGAATATAGGGATGTGGTTTGAGCGTTTCGTGATTATTGTGCTTTCATTGTATCATGATTATATGCCATCAGCCTGGGTGTATTATTCTCCGCGCTGGCCTGAACTTGGGTTTTACATCGGTACATTCGGATTGTTTTTTACCTGTTATCTGTTGTTTGCGAAATATTTCCCGGTTATTGCTGTCTGGGAAGTCCGCAGTGTTCTGAAAACTAGTGGAGAAAGCTACAAGCAGAAAATGGCTGCTTTGGAACAAAAAAATACAGAAGAGTTTTTGCAGGAAGTTCAGCATGAACATGCACTGGCCGCCCATTAA